In the genome of Chrysoperla carnea chromosome 5, inChrCarn1.1, whole genome shotgun sequence, the window TCACACTAAAACAATACATAAGTAAGCGAACCACGTACAATGTCAGgaaaagtcatattttgcagttgaTATTTACCTAGATAGATCAAATTTTCGCCCCCGCAACTAAATTTTGAAGCCCCCTTCTTAAAAATACGCATTAGATTGCATTCCTCTTTGATTTCTTTCTTTCCTTTTCATGGAGTAAATAGGACGCTGAACTAAAAGTAGTACGGACGAAGTAGTATTACATTAACATCACGTCCTTACGTAAAAAGGCTATAATTATGACGAGGAAAATTACACATAATTAGGAAAAATGTTAACTGATATGTTTACTATGTTTTTTGTCAAATCTagcataaaaaatacttttaacctgagattaaatattataaatattataaagagttttataaaaaatgaattttttttattttttcgacatTATTTAGAAatgctaaaaaaaatcaacaaaaatacttttttctacaactaaatatttaataatcggGATCTGGgagcaattaatttattttttgtggatgcaaaggttttcaattttgtgCATCTTTTGGggctgaatatttaaaattggaaaattttataaactatagtTGAATCATTTTAGGGAGGCCTAAGATATTCAATGAGTAATCCCATGAAGCTCGGTTTCCTTTAGGAAATCCTAATCGAAACTTTTCACACTCCTAGGCATGAGATGTATAAGGATCCGACATTCTGGAAAGTGttgatttttatctatattcaCAGAATTTGTCATCACCctcattttccaaatttttcgaaaaaaaacctcatctacaatttaaatattttgaaaaatttatcataatcatcttctacagtttaaaaaattttccaagttgtacaaaattataaaatacatataaaataaaccaTATTTGAATCTTACCAGAAAAATTGagtattttttcgaattaaaattcgaagttattaaatttatgagatATTTACTGTGAGtattacatttttctaattcgATTTTTGAGTTGTAGATCGATCGTTGAGATACTTCTTcgagatatgttttttttttcaattttcatgcaaaaacaTATGAATGCGATGGACATCGAATTATATTTGGATAATGTAAAGAATAAGAAGGCGTTATTGTACTATATGATACAATGAAAATTCGAAACCTCACTTTTTTGACAATGACATTTATACCCATAGATGTTTATTCTAAACTTAGATCGCTACTTACAAAAGTTTGACTTCTTATATGGTTTCAAATTCGAgagaattacttttaattaaaaagtcatTATTTCTATTCACTTTGATTCTACTTAAAAGGGTCGTAATTAAAAGTTtgcaaaaggaaaaaaaatatctacgacattttttagttttatgaaacacgggcacttttttttttaaatacatatttcaacTACtacatttgtaaatatttttatcaaaaatttatccgTTTTGGGGGATTTTTACTTCAATGGTATCTCCATCTACAAAAAtgcattcattataaaaattctactgaagagattatttaatttattggtagcaattaattttaatgagaaaatCACACAAATGGGGAGGTGTCGAAGACagataaaaatggaaattaacaaaattttttggaggcgcatttaaagtaattataattttaacgaatttttaatctaatttaagttttttttttggtctgtaaacataaaatttgttcttatttattgattttttgagtGAGTTAGGTTTGGctcaataaaatcaaaataagatCAAATTTTTGGCAGgctcataatattataatatgatgAACACTTTTAGGGTTACACAAACAACAATTATTTATGcacaattactatttttatgtttcatgaaaaaaactatcaaaaaaattaaccctTAACTGCATTCGTGACGATGTCCAAGAGTGGGGTGCGTCCCCATGAGTCTCTTTGAAGTATTTAGATCAAATTAAGTCGTCTCCAAAGATTGATCGACTCAAGTGGATGATTCTTATTACAGAAAAGATGAGTTATAATTTTCGAGATCATTGGTGATAATATTCTCTAGAAGTTTCTAGGGctacatattaatattttgccgaaaaacatttatttatctttGGAGCCATTCAAGATGGCCGAAAGTGGATaactttaaaccaaaaaatagaTGTATTGCGAGACACATTTCGAAGAATGTTTCATATTTAAGTCATTAACGATATTCGTTGGCTTCCTTAGATTTGTTGAgggttattttatgttttttagaatcaaaattacctaaataatattgtaaatgagATCGTAACTGCAGTTAagagttaataattttaataacttcttTTTGCTTAGTGgaaataacgtaaaaatttaatcaataaatcgaACACGCtttgtaatttcaaaaatgaaacaTGTTTCACACCAAAAAagcgatttttttcttttaaatgaatactaaataattGACTTAACcgcgaaaataaattttgaaaacgttTTTATGATTGCCGTTTGGgtactttattttgtttaaatttatttaggcAACTTGCGTTACACATATGTAACAACAACAAGAATATTAAGTCTAACAACCgtttagtttttaaatcaaaattcgtaaaaatagaaagaaattttaCCTGGTTTCTGCACTCAATTCCAAAACTGTTGaagctaaaataatttttaattaaaatttacctttttttttaatccattcgtaattttctcgaaataatgtttttacagaaataatattgaaaatgtagAGAAAATTGTGGAGgcaatttttagttgtttttaaaatccctacgtattattaatttaaagccGGTTCTTCTCGGTTAAAGTATCTCAAAAtactcaataattaatttattatccaggattaatttttacattttctctaCATTTTTAAGTACAcccctgtatatatttattaaaataaaactttaactatacaaaaaaaaaataaaaaataaacataaaaatgcaactaaattacaaaaaaaaactaaaaagaaggtttttctttaaaatattttttactgtacatcgttttaaaaaaagaaggaaaaggctaaaaacaaaacaaaaaaattaaagatttattgtGCACTTTTATGAATATCGAGAGGCTTTGAGACTTCGAGACTCCGttttaaaaatgtgaatatgcacttgtttttatttagctACAGTAGCTCCAGGTAATTTTCCAATTACTTTTGAAATATCCACACCAGTTAACGCTTGAACAGCTGGTGGTAACTGTCCCATTAGTCGATTCGCATCGGCGGTTATACCATCAGGACCACCAATTATAACAATTTCTTCAGTTTTAGCTAGCGGGGCAGCAACTTCGGCAGCAATctgaaacaattcaaaaaatgagttttacagGAACTTTTTATGAGAAATTTCGGTGAACTTACCTTGGGTAATGCATCCAAAACCAATGACATAATGGCCGTGTCACCGTATTGTTTATAAACAGCAGCTTTTTGTTTCATACGTGATGCTTCAGCTTGACCCACAGCGCTTAAAGCGCTTGCTTCAGCTTCACCAACTTTCATGATACGTTCTCCTTCAGCCTTGGCAGCTTCCACGGTTTTTGTTCGATTACCTTCGGCAATCAAATTAACACGATAACTTTCGGCTTCTGCAGGTAAACGTATTGTGGCTGTTAATTCCTTTTCTTTTCTAGCTACTTCTTGTACTTCGACTTCAATTTGTTTACGCCGTTCTACGATATCGATTTGGATTTCTTCGTTACGAATCTTTTGTTTAACTTTCGCCGCTTGTAATTCGTATGCTAGTTGTG includes:
- the LOC123299838 gene encoding flotillin-2 isoform X3, which gives rise to MGIEILSFTIKDVEDSVQYLASLGKAQTAIVKRDADTGVAEANRDAGIREAECEKSAMDVKYSTDTKIENNSRMYQLQKAAFDQEINTAKAEAQLAYELQAAKVKQKIRNEEIQIDIVERRKQIEVEVQEVARKEKELTATIRLPAEAESYRVNLIAEGNRTKTVEAAKAEGERIMKVGEAEASALSAVGQAEASRMKQKAAVYKQYGDTAIMSLVLDALPKIAAEVAAPLAKTEEIVIIGGPDGITADANRLMGQLPPAVQALTGVDISKVIGKLPGATVAK
- the LOC123299838 gene encoding flotillin-2 isoform X2; the encoded protein is MTLNPQCDDVETAQGVPLTVTGVAQCKIMKADELLHTASEQFLGKTVKEIKSTVLQTLEGHLRAILGTLTVEEVYQDRDQFAALVREVAAPDVGRMGIEILSFTIKDVEDSVQYLASLGKAQTAIVKRDADTGVAEANRDAGIREAECEKSAMDVKYSTDTKIENNSRMYQLQKAAFDQEINTAKAEAQLAYELQAAKVKQKIRNEEIQIDIVERRKQIEVEVQEVARKEKELTATIRLPAEAESYRVNLIAEGNRTKTVEAAKAEGERIMKVGEAEASALSAVGQAEASRMKQKAAVYKQYGDTAIMSLVLDALPKIAAEVAAPLAKTEEIVIIGGPDGITADANRLMGQLPPAVQALTGVDISKVIGKLPGATVAK